One Punica granatum isolate Tunisia-2019 chromosome 3, ASM765513v2, whole genome shotgun sequence genomic window carries:
- the LOC116199042 gene encoding S-adenosylmethionine decarboxylase proenzyme-like: MTVSQSPIGFEGFEKRLEISFSPAPIFSAPEGLGLRALTRAQLDVILEPACCSIVAQLSNDDFDSYVLSESSLFVYPSRVILKTCGTTKLLLSIPPILRLAESLGLGVSSVSYSRGSFIFPELQPSPHRSFTEEVAVLNEYFGHLRAAAYVIGDPNRTWHVYSASKEKKEVRASPFDCDRTGGVTVEICMTGLERDKAAVFFKTSGDYSARDMTKLSGIFDVMPGHVICDFDFDPCGYSMNGIEGRSYSTVHVTPEDGFSYASYEAKGFDTTRVGLDTLVGLVARCFGPSEFSVAITCGSGGLRWARESDHVEGYRCQSVVRQELQGGEWVVYKTYELLSRGCVVPTPVALAVAKHCREEEEDREAAADEGRVAMLRVSVN; the protein is encoded by the exons ATGACAGTCTCCCAGTCCCCGATCGGGTTTGAGGGCTTCGAGAAGCGACTCGAGATATCCTTCTCCCCGGCCCCGATCTTCTCCGCCCCGGAGGGATTGGGACTTCGTGCCCTCACCCGGGCCCAGCTCGACGTGATACTCGAGCCAGCCTGCTGCTCCATCGTGGCCCAGCTCTCCAATGATGATTTCGACTCGTACGTCCTGTCTGAGTCGAGCCTCTTTGTCTATCCATCGAGGGTCATCCTCAAGACGTGCGGGACGACCAAGCTGCTCCTGTCGATCCCTCCGATCCTCCGACTGGCCGAGTCGCTCGGACTCGGTGTCAGCTCAGTGAGTTACTCACGGGGCAGCTTCATCTTCCCCGAGCTCCAGCCGTCCCCGCACCGGAGCTTCACCGAGGAGGTGGCTGTCTTGAACGAGTACTTTGGGCACTTACGTGCCGCTGCTTATGTGATCGGCGATCCAAATCGGACGTGGCACGTTTACTCGGCTTCTAAGGAG AAAAAGGAAGTGCGCGCATCGCCGTTTGATTGTGATCGGACGGGTGGAGTGACGGTGGAGATTTGCATGACGGGGCTGGAAAGGGACAAGGCGGCCGTGTTCTTCAAAACATCGGGCGATTACTCGGCACGGGATATGACAAAACTCTCCGGGATCTTCGACGTCATGCCGGGTCACGTGATCTGCGACTTTGACTTTGACCCCTGCGGATACTCCATGAACGGGATCGAGGGTAGGTCCTACTCTACCGTGCACGTGACCCCAGAGGATGGCTTCAGCTACGCTAGCTACGAGGCCAAGGGCTTCGACACCACTCGCGTGGGGCTGGACACGCTGGTGGGGCTCGTGGCTAGGTGCTTCGGCCCCTCCGAGTTCTCGGTTGCCATCACGTGCGGCAGTGGGGGCCTCCGCTGGGCCAGGGAATCCGATCATGTGGAAGGATACAGGTGCCAGAGTGTGGTCAGGCAGGAGCTCCAGGGCGGCGAGTGGGTCGTGTATAAGACCTACGAGCTGCTGTCGAGGGGCTGCGTGGTGCCCACTCCGGTTGCTCTGGCAGTGGCAAAGCATTGccgggaggaggaggaggatcgGGAGGCAGCAGCAGATGAGGGCCGCGTTGCTATGCTGCGAGTCAGTGTTAACTAG